One segment of Sphingomonas telluris DNA contains the following:
- a CDS encoding methyl-accepting chemotaxis protein, whose amino-acid sequence MNGDNGHLQRLSDEQVSIRLKAYSDGGRLQESMRWLWDQAGDIIEETVQKHFGERVAKLNRDHFTKPVNDSWVRATAEQGVIMYSGKLSVPEFIAAHCNMARDVIRQFESRFEGRTEEKLSAIDNFNRALAYAEDIILAQISVLEANAAADARGRQSEQFERRVGELVRASTDQSKTLTDRTRATASSTRGMLGKTSEVAAAAEQSAVAMREAAQTAAGLIRAIEDARSEVEVAADVATRAGDQASQAVKVSQALSSHVEAIESILSLIRDIAGQTNLLALNATIEAARAGDAGRGFAVVAQEVKSLASQTARATDDITAKITAIQQATKQTVDANGSIQTTVEEVQSSADRIRQAMELQAQTVTMITAAVDETALAADSMSSTIAAIRSDTENVAKDIDQVEQGFGRFAEQIGEFASKTKDFVSSVAA is encoded by the coding sequence ATGAACGGCGACAACGGACATCTGCAGCGCCTGTCGGACGAGCAGGTGTCGATCCGCTTGAAGGCATATTCGGACGGTGGCCGCCTGCAGGAGAGCATGCGTTGGCTCTGGGACCAGGCCGGCGACATCATCGAAGAGACCGTTCAGAAGCATTTCGGGGAGCGCGTCGCCAAGCTCAACCGCGACCACTTCACCAAGCCCGTGAACGATAGCTGGGTCCGCGCGACCGCCGAGCAGGGCGTGATCATGTATTCGGGCAAGCTCAGCGTTCCGGAATTCATCGCCGCGCACTGCAACATGGCCCGCGACGTCATCCGCCAGTTCGAAAGCCGATTCGAGGGTCGCACCGAGGAGAAGCTGTCGGCGATCGACAACTTCAACCGCGCCCTGGCCTATGCCGAGGACATCATCCTCGCCCAGATTTCCGTGCTGGAAGCGAATGCTGCCGCCGATGCGAGGGGCCGGCAGAGCGAGCAGTTCGAGCGCCGCGTCGGCGAGCTGGTCCGCGCCAGCACCGATCAGTCCAAGACGCTGACCGACCGCACCCGTGCGACCGCTTCGTCGACCCGCGGCATGCTGGGGAAGACCAGCGAAGTTGCGGCCGCCGCCGAGCAATCGGCCGTCGCCATGCGTGAAGCCGCCCAAACGGCTGCCGGCCTGATCCGCGCCATCGAGGACGCCCGCTCGGAGGTCGAGGTCGCTGCCGACGTCGCCACCCGCGCCGGGGACCAGGCGAGCCAGGCCGTGAAGGTCAGCCAGGCCCTGTCGAGCCACGTCGAAGCGATCGAATCGATCCTCAGCCTCATCCGCGACATCGCTGGCCAGACAAACCTGCTCGCACTCAACGCCACGATCGAGGCGGCGCGCGCTGGCGACGCCGGCCGCGGCTTCGCGGTCGTCGCGCAGGAGGTGAAGAGCCTCGCTTCGCAGACTGCGCGAGCGACCGACGACATTACCGCCAAGATCACGGCCATCCAGCAGGCGACCAAGCAGACCGTGGACGCCAACGGCTCGATCCAGACGACCGTCGAGGAGGTTCAGTCCTCCGCCGACCGCATCCGCCAGGCGATGGAGCTTCAAGCGCAGACGGTGACGATGATCACCGCCGCCGTGGACGAAACCGCGCTGGCCGCCGACTCGATGAGCTCGACCATCGCCGCGATCCGCAGCGACACCGAGAACGTCGCCAAGGACATTGACCAGGTCGAACAGGGCTTCGGCCGCTTCGCCGAACAGATCGGCGAGTTCGCGTCCAAGACGAAGGACTTCGTCTCCAGCGTCGCGGCCTGA
- a CDS encoding SDR family NAD(P)-dependent oxidoreductase, whose amino-acid sequence MNILLTGASRGIGAATFDLLRSRGHNVVGHSTKGGNGLIAGDLMDPGAPSAIWEEALVRLDGRIDALVNNAGIFEAADIAGTEEEWQASWRRTMQINLHAPADLCRHAVNHFRHSGGGRIVNVASRASWRGDSPLHWHYAASKSGMIGMTKSIARAYAADGVLAFAVAPGFTVSEMTEEYLQGRGGAQVVADIPLGRVASTDEVAEVIRWLATEAPASSTGTTVDVNGASYVR is encoded by the coding sequence ATGAACATCCTCCTTACCGGCGCGAGCCGCGGCATCGGCGCGGCAACCTTCGACCTGCTCAGGTCACGCGGGCATAATGTTGTCGGCCACTCCACCAAGGGCGGCAACGGCCTTATCGCGGGCGACCTGATGGATCCCGGCGCGCCTTCCGCGATCTGGGAAGAGGCCCTGGTACGGCTCGACGGCCGCATCGACGCGTTGGTGAACAATGCCGGCATCTTCGAAGCCGCCGACATCGCCGGCACCGAGGAAGAGTGGCAAGCGAGCTGGCGTCGCACGATGCAAATCAACCTGCATGCTCCGGCCGACCTGTGCCGCCATGCCGTGAACCACTTTCGCCACTCAGGCGGCGGGCGAATCGTCAATGTCGCTAGCCGTGCGTCGTGGCGCGGGGACAGCCCGCTGCACTGGCACTATGCCGCGTCCAAGTCGGGCATGATCGGCATGACCAAGTCGATCGCGCGCGCCTATGCGGCCGACGGCGTGCTCGCCTTCGCCGTGGCTCCCGGATTCACCGTGTCCGAAATGACTGAGGAATATCTGCAGGGCCGCGGAGGCGCGCAGGTCGTGGCCGACATCCCGCTCGGCCGTGTCGCTTCGACGGATGAAGTCGCCGAGGTCATCCGCTGGCTGGCGACGGAAGCCCCCGCATCCTCGACGGGCACCACGGTGGACGTGAACGGCGCGAGCTATGTTCGCTAG
- the bla gene encoding subclass B3 metallo-beta-lactamase: MFASLLALALAGSGQPITIPLGKTPPHVEAPRAPMQTAGPAWALACKDSDDWERPAPPVRIHANTYMVGTCGITSILITGTDGDILIDGGTEADADIIANNIQNLGFKLSDVRIILHSHEHFDHVGGIARLQQLSGAQLYASPEAAKVFETGTAGIGDPQAGMHKPFPTAHVDRIIHDGQPVRLGNLYLTPMTTPGHTSGALSWHWVACDGGVCRTIVYADSLTPVSRDDYRFSEHPAYVAAYRASLAKVRKEDCEILLTPHPSASNMRDRFVGLAPLEDENACRDYADKMSKALDERLAKEAAKK, from the coding sequence ATGTTCGCTAGCCTGCTTGCGCTGGCGCTGGCCGGTTCGGGCCAGCCGATCACGATTCCCCTCGGCAAGACTCCGCCGCATGTTGAGGCGCCGAGAGCGCCGATGCAGACCGCCGGACCTGCTTGGGCGCTGGCCTGCAAGGACTCCGACGATTGGGAACGGCCCGCGCCGCCCGTCCGAATCCACGCGAACACCTACATGGTCGGGACCTGCGGGATCACGTCGATCCTGATCACCGGAACGGACGGCGACATCCTGATCGACGGGGGGACCGAAGCCGATGCGGACATCATCGCCAACAACATCCAGAACCTCGGCTTCAAGCTATCGGACGTGCGGATCATCCTGCACAGCCACGAGCATTTCGACCATGTCGGCGGCATTGCGCGGCTCCAGCAGCTGAGCGGCGCGCAGCTCTACGCTTCACCCGAAGCGGCGAAAGTCTTCGAGACCGGCACGGCCGGCATCGGCGATCCGCAGGCGGGCATGCACAAGCCGTTTCCCACGGCGCACGTCGATCGCATCATCCACGACGGCCAGCCCGTGCGCCTGGGCAATCTCTACCTGACGCCGATGACGACGCCCGGGCATACGTCCGGCGCGCTCAGCTGGCACTGGGTCGCCTGCGACGGCGGCGTGTGCCGAACGATCGTCTATGCCGACAGTCTGACGCCGGTCAGCCGGGACGACTATCGCTTCTCGGAACATCCGGCCTATGTTGCCGCGTACCGCGCGTCGCTGGCCAAGGTTCGCAAGGAGGATTGCGAGATCCTGCTGACGCCGCATCCGTCCGCCAGCAACATGCGCGACCGCTTCGTCGGGCTTGCCCCGCTGGAAGACGAGAATGCGTGCCGCGACTATGCCGACAAGATGAGCAAGGCGCTGGACGAGCGGCTCGCCAAGGAAGCGGCGAAGAAGTGA
- a CDS encoding 50S ribosomal protein L11 methyltransferase has translation MSWRVTVPCTRAQGEAIAQTEDLLPEADNSPVVVADEPDPDKPDDWVLHAYFDHAPSEAEVARLRELGWGDPQVEELPETDWVTKSQQGLSPLRAGRFFVHTPMHYSDRPETTINFEIDAGLAFGTGQHATTSGCLEALDKLERRGARFANVADIGTGTGLLAFAAMALWPDARSIATDIDPIAVDVARDNAAINGVKLGHGKGELLLAVADGMGSPMLTARAPFDLLIANILAGPLIELAADFTKALTPDGTIILAGLLNTQADAVAQAYEARGLTLRERGHGEWPVLVLEAAA, from the coding sequence GTGAGCTGGCGCGTCACCGTCCCCTGCACGCGCGCCCAGGGCGAAGCGATTGCACAGACTGAGGACCTATTGCCGGAGGCCGACAACTCGCCGGTTGTGGTCGCCGACGAGCCGGACCCCGACAAGCCGGACGATTGGGTGCTTCACGCTTATTTCGACCACGCGCCGTCGGAGGCCGAAGTCGCGCGGCTCCGTGAGCTCGGGTGGGGCGATCCGCAGGTCGAGGAGCTTCCCGAAACGGACTGGGTGACGAAGAGCCAGCAAGGCCTTTCGCCTCTCCGTGCCGGCCGCTTCTTCGTCCACACGCCGATGCATTATTCGGACCGGCCTGAAACCACGATCAACTTCGAGATCGACGCCGGCCTGGCGTTCGGAACCGGCCAGCACGCGACTACCTCCGGCTGCCTGGAAGCGCTCGACAAGCTGGAACGCAGAGGTGCGCGGTTCGCCAACGTCGCTGACATCGGCACCGGCACGGGCTTGCTCGCGTTCGCGGCGATGGCGCTTTGGCCGGACGCGCGCAGCATTGCGACCGACATCGACCCGATCGCCGTCGACGTCGCCCGCGACAATGCCGCGATCAACGGCGTGAAGCTTGGCCATGGCAAGGGAGAGCTGTTGCTCGCGGTCGCGGACGGAATGGGCTCGCCGATGCTGACCGCGCGAGCGCCGTTCGACCTGCTCATCGCAAACATCCTCGCGGGCCCACTGATCGAGCTGGCGGCGGATTTCACGAAGGCGCTGACGCCGGATGGCACCATCATTCTCGCCGGCCTGCTCAACACGCAGGCCGATGCTGTCGCCCAAGCCTACGAAGCGCGCGGCCTGACACTGCGCGAACGCGGCCATGGCGAATGGCCCGTGCTGGTTCTGGAGGCCGCCGCCTAG
- a CDS encoding S10 family peptidase, with protein sequence MLITIAAFLATQAVAATPAAAEPPKAEAQTPAAASAAKAKSEPKEPTKPIFTPNEVKSTGSATVGGRRIAYQAMAGTLVVHAKDWDDTEALEDAATPDKKKDDEDDKPKAEASMFYTAYFKNGAPAANRPITFLFNGGPGSSTVWLHMGAFGPRRVVTAEQRHTPAAPYTVVNNDQSLLDASDLVFIDAPGTGFSRVAGKDKEKSFYGVDQDIDAFTQFITQFLSKYGRWNSPKYVFGESYGTMRGAGLALALQNKDVDLNGLILLSDILNWDLLPDDPQINPGIDLPYVVALPTYAATAWYHNRVGNRPADLQTFLAEVEAFATGEYAQALIKGNDLGADERQRVAAKLATYTGLPVAYLLKTNLRIEYGAFQKELMTEQDTTVGTLDTRFVGVTLDPLSKVASYDPQSAAISAAYVAAFNDYARGTLRYGEGTEFKSGIPIYSKWDYKHQPPTADKPLIALPNVLPDLAVAMKTNPDLKVMVNGGYYDVSTPYFAGKFEMRHLPVPANILSNVEYHYYESGHMVYAHQPSLVAIHDNVADFIRRTSGAR encoded by the coding sequence ATGCTGATCACGATCGCAGCTTTCCTCGCGACGCAGGCTGTTGCCGCAACTCCAGCCGCCGCCGAGCCGCCCAAGGCCGAAGCTCAGACACCTGCGGCAGCAAGCGCGGCCAAGGCGAAGTCCGAACCGAAGGAACCGACAAAGCCGATCTTCACGCCGAACGAGGTGAAATCCACCGGCTCGGCCACGGTCGGCGGACGGCGCATCGCCTATCAGGCGATGGCAGGAACCCTGGTCGTCCACGCGAAGGACTGGGACGACACCGAAGCGCTGGAAGACGCAGCCACACCGGACAAGAAGAAGGACGACGAGGACGACAAGCCCAAGGCCGAAGCGTCCATGTTCTATACGGCCTATTTCAAGAACGGTGCTCCCGCCGCGAACCGGCCGATTACCTTCCTGTTCAACGGCGGCCCGGGTTCATCGACGGTGTGGCTGCACATGGGCGCTTTCGGCCCGCGGCGGGTTGTCACCGCCGAGCAGCGGCACACGCCGGCGGCGCCCTACACCGTCGTCAACAACGACCAGAGCCTTCTGGACGCGAGCGACCTCGTCTTCATCGATGCGCCGGGAACCGGCTTCAGCCGTGTCGCCGGCAAGGACAAGGAAAAGTCGTTCTACGGCGTCGATCAGGATATCGACGCCTTCACCCAGTTCATCACGCAATTCCTGTCGAAATACGGCCGCTGGAACTCGCCCAAATATGTGTTCGGAGAGAGCTACGGCACCATGCGCGGAGCGGGCCTCGCGCTGGCGCTGCAGAACAAGGACGTCGACCTCAACGGCCTCATCCTGCTGTCGGACATCCTCAACTGGGACCTTCTACCCGACGATCCGCAGATCAATCCCGGCATCGACCTGCCGTACGTAGTCGCGCTGCCGACTTACGCCGCAACGGCCTGGTACCATAACCGCGTCGGGAACCGCCCGGCCGACCTGCAGACCTTCCTCGCGGAAGTTGAGGCCTTCGCGACCGGCGAATATGCCCAGGCCTTGATCAAGGGGAACGACCTGGGCGCCGACGAGCGCCAGCGCGTCGCCGCCAAGCTGGCGACCTATACGGGCCTGCCGGTCGCCTATCTGCTTAAGACGAACCTGCGTATCGAATATGGCGCGTTCCAGAAGGAACTGATGACTGAGCAGGATACGACCGTCGGGACGCTCGACACGCGCTTCGTCGGCGTGACGCTCGATCCGTTGAGCAAGGTTGCAAGCTACGATCCGCAAAGCGCGGCAATCAGTGCGGCCTATGTCGCCGCGTTCAACGATTATGCGCGCGGCACGCTGCGCTACGGCGAGGGAACGGAGTTCAAGTCCGGCATCCCGATCTATTCGAAGTGGGACTACAAGCATCAGCCGCCGACCGCCGACAAGCCGCTGATCGCTCTGCCGAACGTGCTTCCCGACCTGGCGGTGGCGATGAAGACCAATCCGGACCTGAAGGTCATGGTCAACGGCGGCTACTACGACGTTTCGACGCCCTACTTCGCCGGCAAGTTCGAGATGCGGCACCTGCCGGTCCCGGCGAACATCCTGAGCAACGTCGAGTATCATTACTACGAGTCCGGCCACATGGTTTATGCACACCAGCCGTCGCTGGTTGCGATCCACGACAATGTCGCGGACTTCATTCGGCGGACGTCGGGTGCTCGGTAG
- a CDS encoding DUF423 domain-containing protein, translating to MRDGRALVAAGAVLGGVAIMLGAFGVHALKSRLGPEELGWWQTGVQYQMWHALIITALGLSGARWARLPAWMFTFGALIFAGTLYAMALGGPRWLGAVTPLGGLSLIAGWVLLAWRALAHRD from the coding sequence ATGAGAGATGGCCGGGCTCTCGTCGCGGCGGGCGCGGTCCTAGGCGGCGTGGCGATCATGCTGGGCGCGTTCGGCGTTCATGCGCTGAAGTCGCGGCTCGGCCCCGAGGAGCTCGGCTGGTGGCAGACGGGCGTGCAGTACCAGATGTGGCACGCCCTCATCATCACGGCGCTTGGCCTTTCCGGAGCACGCTGGGCAAGACTACCGGCGTGGATGTTCACCTTCGGCGCACTGATCTTCGCCGGAACGCTCTACGCCATGGCACTGGGCGGGCCGCGCTGGCTCGGAGCGGTCACGCCCTTGGGCGGACTGTCGTTGATCGCCGGATGGGTTCTGCTCGCGTGGCGAGCCCTCGCACACCGCGACTAG
- the ligA gene encoding NAD-dependent DNA ligase LigA, with the protein MADTIGEAEAANRLMRLAKEIARHDRLYHDQDAPEISDADYDALVHENRELEERFPQLVRADSPSRRLGAAPTTGLAKVAHARPMLSLDNAFSEEEVAEFVGRIKRFLNLPVDAFVAMTAEPKIDGLSCSLRYEGGQLVLAATRGDGAVGEDVTANVRTIGDIPQQIAEAPAVLEVRGEVYMSKADFEALNDRQEAAGGKIFANPRNAAAGSLRQKDPSITAARPLRFLAHGWGEISEPLADSQFEAMKRIEGFGIPVSELLVRCDDLSAMIAHYRAIEHARADLPFDIDGVVYKVDRLDLQERLGFVARAPRWGLAHKFPAEKAETTLEAIDIQVGRTGKLTPVGRLKPVGVGGVIVANVTLHNRDEIERLGLRVGDRVRIQRAGDVIPQVVENLTRDEPRPPYEFPDHCPMCNSEAVAEEGEVDVRCTGGLICPAQRFERLRHFVSRGALDIEGLGEKSIAEFIELDWLHSPADIFRLRNHREQLIGREGWKDKSVDNLLASIEAKREPDGPRFLFGLGIRHVGIVTARDLLKCFGTIEELRRAAMSEGGESELSSVQGVGPVVAEALVDFFHEEHNREVLDDLLSEVRPKPFVSDAKQTEWTGKTIVFTGSLETMSRDEAKAQAERLGARAAGSVSAKTDLVVAGPGAGSKLKKAEELGIRVVNEAEWAQIVADA; encoded by the coding sequence ATGGCTGATACGATCGGCGAGGCGGAAGCCGCCAACCGGCTGATGCGGCTCGCGAAGGAGATCGCGCGCCACGACCGTCTCTATCACGACCAGGACGCGCCGGAGATTTCCGACGCCGACTATGATGCCTTGGTCCACGAGAATCGCGAGCTGGAGGAACGCTTCCCGCAGCTCGTCCGTGCGGACTCTCCGTCCAGGCGCTTGGGTGCGGCACCGACGACGGGCCTCGCCAAGGTCGCGCATGCGCGGCCGATGCTCAGCCTCGACAACGCCTTCTCGGAAGAGGAGGTCGCGGAGTTCGTCGGGCGCATCAAGCGCTTCCTCAACCTGCCCGTGGACGCGTTCGTCGCCATGACGGCGGAGCCCAAGATCGACGGATTGAGTTGCTCTCTGCGGTACGAGGGCGGCCAGCTGGTGCTGGCGGCGACCCGCGGCGACGGCGCGGTCGGCGAGGACGTAACCGCGAACGTCCGGACCATTGGCGACATTCCGCAGCAGATCGCTGAAGCGCCTGCCGTGCTAGAAGTGCGCGGCGAGGTCTACATGTCCAAGGCAGACTTCGAGGCCTTGAACGACCGGCAGGAAGCGGCCGGGGGCAAGATTTTCGCCAACCCGCGGAACGCCGCCGCCGGCTCGCTCAGGCAGAAGGACCCCAGCATCACAGCCGCACGCCCGCTACGGTTCCTCGCCCACGGCTGGGGCGAAATCTCCGAGCCGCTCGCGGACAGCCAGTTCGAGGCGATGAAGCGGATCGAGGGCTTCGGTATTCCAGTCAGCGAGCTGCTCGTCCGCTGCGACGACTTGTCGGCCATGATCGCTCATTACCGCGCCATCGAGCATGCGCGGGCCGACCTGCCGTTCGACATCGACGGCGTCGTTTACAAGGTCGACCGACTCGACCTGCAGGAGCGGCTCGGCTTCGTCGCGCGCGCACCGCGCTGGGGACTCGCCCACAAGTTCCCGGCGGAGAAGGCCGAGACCACGCTCGAAGCGATCGACATCCAGGTTGGCCGCACCGGCAAGCTGACGCCCGTAGGACGCCTGAAGCCCGTAGGGGTGGGCGGCGTCATTGTAGCCAACGTCACGCTCCACAATCGGGACGAGATCGAGCGGCTTGGCCTGCGCGTTGGGGACCGTGTGCGCATCCAGCGCGCCGGAGACGTGATCCCGCAGGTCGTCGAGAACCTGACGCGCGACGAACCACGGCCCCCCTACGAATTCCCCGACCACTGCCCGATGTGCAATTCGGAAGCCGTCGCGGAAGAGGGCGAGGTCGACGTGCGCTGCACCGGCGGCCTCATCTGTCCGGCGCAGCGCTTCGAACGGTTGCGGCACTTCGTCTCGCGTGGCGCACTCGACATCGAGGGCCTGGGCGAGAAGTCGATCGCGGAGTTCATCGAGCTCGACTGGCTGCATTCGCCGGCGGACATCTTCCGGCTTCGGAATCACCGTGAACAGCTGATCGGCCGCGAGGGGTGGAAGGATAAGTCGGTCGACAATCTGCTCGCGTCGATCGAGGCCAAGCGCGAGCCGGATGGACCGCGGTTCCTGTTCGGCCTCGGCATTCGGCACGTCGGCATCGTTACAGCGCGCGACCTGCTCAAATGCTTCGGCACCATCGAGGAACTCCGTCGCGCGGCGATGTCCGAAGGCGGCGAGAGCGAGCTGTCATCGGTTCAGGGCGTGGGCCCGGTAGTCGCCGAAGCGCTCGTCGATTTCTTCCATGAGGAGCACAACCGGGAGGTCCTGGACGACCTGCTATCGGAGGTTCGTCCGAAGCCGTTCGTCAGCGACGCAAAGCAGACCGAGTGGACCGGAAAGACGATCGTTTTCACCGGCAGCCTGGAGACCATGAGCCGCGATGAGGCGAAGGCTCAGGCCGAACGGCTGGGCGCGCGGGCGGCAGGCTCCGTGAGCGCGAAGACGGACCTTGTCGTGGCGGGTCCCGGCGCTGGCTCCAAACTCAAGAAGGCCGAAGAGCTCGGCATCCGCGTGGTCAACGAAGCGGAATGGGCGCAGATCGTCGCTGACGCCTAG
- a CDS encoding dienelactone hydrolase family protein produces the protein MSKQTPIPLEFEGEELEAVFVGRRDGQTRPTVILIPTVMGVSELEIGFGKQLVELGYNAFVADLFGKKFHGAPRDTMFGEMTRLRGDRAALRRRLLAVLKQVRGLKEVETNAIVVAGYCFGGQCALDVARSGADIAAAVSFHGLFDPPGLPPEKIKAKVCAFHGWDDPMVPPEAVVALGKELTEAGSDWQIHAYGHVGHGFTNPNADQLGIEGVRYNALAAERSWTSFINLLEELFAEHG, from the coding sequence GTGAGCAAGCAGACACCAATCCCGCTGGAGTTCGAAGGCGAGGAGCTGGAGGCCGTTTTCGTCGGCCGCCGGGATGGCCAAACCCGGCCCACGGTCATTCTCATCCCGACCGTCATGGGCGTTTCAGAGCTTGAGATCGGCTTCGGCAAGCAGCTGGTCGAACTCGGCTACAATGCCTTCGTGGCCGATCTGTTCGGCAAGAAATTCCACGGCGCTCCGCGCGATACGATGTTCGGCGAGATGACGCGGCTGCGCGGCGATCGCGCCGCTCTCCGCCGCCGACTGCTCGCCGTGCTGAAGCAGGTCCGCGGCCTCAAGGAAGTCGAGACCAACGCGATCGTGGTCGCCGGCTATTGCTTCGGCGGCCAGTGCGCGCTCGATGTCGCCCGCAGCGGCGCGGATATCGCGGCTGCGGTCAGCTTCCACGGCCTGTTCGACCCGCCGGGCCTTCCGCCCGAGAAGATCAAGGCCAAGGTTTGCGCCTTCCACGGCTGGGACGATCCGATGGTGCCACCCGAAGCGGTCGTCGCTCTCGGCAAGGAACTGACCGAGGCAGGTTCCGACTGGCAGATCCACGCCTACGGCCACGTCGGCCACGGCTTCACCAATCCGAACGCCGACCAGCTCGGCATCGAGGGTGTCCGCTACAACGCGCTCGCCGCCGAGAGGTCGTGGACGAGCTTCATCAACCTGCTCGAGGAATTGTTCGCCGAGCATGGCTGA
- a CDS encoding DUF1697 domain-containing protein → MTAYVALLRAVNVGGRKLVMSDLKAIAEKAGLNKAKTFIASGNLIFASDLSESAVTKLLEQCLGEHMSAEVPVLVRTAAEMAAVARANPFADQKASTVAAIFLDKAPPKDAIENARGIDDERMALGAREIYVHYPSGMARSKLRIPAAAGGTARNMNTVAKLAEMAKEVE, encoded by the coding sequence ATGACCGCCTACGTCGCGTTGTTGCGAGCCGTGAACGTGGGGGGCCGGAAACTGGTGATGTCCGACCTCAAGGCGATTGCCGAAAAGGCCGGGCTGAACAAGGCAAAAACCTTCATCGCCAGCGGGAATCTCATCTTCGCGAGCGACCTGAGCGAGAGCGCCGTCACCAAATTGTTGGAGCAGTGCTTGGGCGAGCACATGAGCGCGGAGGTTCCCGTGCTGGTCCGCACTGCCGCCGAGATGGCCGCTGTTGCCCGCGCGAACCCCTTCGCGGATCAGAAGGCGTCGACGGTCGCGGCAATTTTTCTCGACAAGGCGCCGCCGAAGGATGCGATCGAAAATGCGCGCGGAATCGACGACGAACGCATGGCGCTCGGCGCTCGCGAGATTTATGTGCACTACCCAAGCGGCATGGCCCGGTCGAAGCTGCGGATTCCCGCTGCCGCCGGCGGTACCGCACGTAACATGAATACGGTCGCCAAACTCGCGGAGATGGCAAAGGAGGTCGAGTGA
- the recN gene encoding DNA repair protein RecN gives MLRQLAIRNVVLVDQLELEFDAGLGVLTGETGAGKSILLDSLGLALGARADAGLVRSGEDAASVSAEIELSSDHPAQVLLSEQGIEVDSGEPLIIRRTLKADGGSRAFIGAAAVSAGLLRDIGALAVEIHGQHDDRGLLNPRGHRALLDVFGRLDVAAVAAAWEEVTRIEGELATARAELAAAERDRDYLAHSLSEIDALAPEAGEETKLAEERAAMQAGLKAGEALTGLDELLGGSDGALAQLRLAARRIERGAADHPLLAEALAALDRALIEASDAEDKIARAADALTFDPARLEASEARLFDIRGLARKHRVEPDALAELADRMRAQLSDIEAGGEQIALLDRELEQARLRYSELATDLGARRRAAAARLDAAVATELHPLKLDAARFRTAIVEAEPGPAGTDRVEFEVSTNPGAPFGPLTRIASGGETSRFILALKVALAEAGSAGTMIFDEIDRGVGGAVASAIGERLARLAKQSQVLVVTHSPQVAARAAHHFRIEKVHGPHGTRTTVRRLTADERREEIARMLSGAAVTDEARAQAARLLEAA, from the coding sequence ATGCTGAGGCAGCTCGCAATCCGTAATGTCGTGCTGGTCGACCAGCTCGAACTCGAGTTCGATGCCGGGCTCGGCGTCCTCACGGGCGAGACCGGCGCGGGCAAGTCGATCCTGCTCGATTCGCTGGGGCTCGCACTTGGAGCGCGCGCGGATGCCGGCCTGGTGCGGAGCGGCGAGGATGCCGCGTCCGTTTCGGCGGAGATCGAGCTTTCCTCCGATCATCCGGCGCAAGTGCTGCTCAGCGAACAGGGCATCGAAGTCGACAGCGGTGAGCCGTTGATCATTCGGCGCACGCTCAAGGCGGATGGCGGGAGCCGCGCTTTCATCGGCGCTGCCGCGGTCTCGGCTGGCCTGCTCCGCGACATCGGCGCGCTCGCGGTCGAAATCCACGGCCAGCATGACGATCGCGGCCTGCTCAACCCCCGCGGGCATCGGGCGCTTCTGGACGTCTTCGGACGCCTCGATGTCGCTGCCGTTGCAGCGGCCTGGGAAGAGGTCACTCGCATCGAGGGAGAGCTGGCGACCGCCCGCGCCGAGCTGGCCGCAGCGGAGCGCGACCGCGACTATCTCGCGCATTCGCTTTCAGAGATCGACGCACTCGCGCCTGAGGCGGGTGAGGAGACGAAGCTTGCAGAGGAGCGGGCGGCGATGCAGGCAGGGCTCAAGGCCGGCGAGGCTCTGACAGGCCTCGACGAGCTGCTCGGCGGTTCCGACGGTGCGCTGGCGCAGCTTCGGCTTGCGGCCCGGAGGATCGAGCGCGGAGCGGCCGACCATCCACTGCTCGCAGAAGCTTTGGCCGCCCTCGACCGCGCGCTGATCGAAGCGAGCGATGCGGAAGACAAGATCGCCCGAGCCGCAGACGCACTGACGTTCGACCCTGCACGGCTAGAAGCGTCGGAGGCGCGCCTGTTCGACATTCGCGGCCTTGCGCGCAAGCACCGCGTCGAACCGGATGCCTTGGCTGAGCTGGCGGATCGGATGCGCGCACAGCTGTCGGATATCGAAGCAGGCGGCGAGCAGATCGCGTTGCTGGATCGCGAGCTGGAGCAGGCGCGGCTGCGCTATTCGGAGCTTGCAACGGACCTTGGCGCCAGGCGCCGCGCCGCCGCCGCGCGACTGGATGCAGCGGTCGCAACAGAGCTTCATCCGTTGAAGCTCGATGCGGCGCGCTTCCGTACGGCGATCGTGGAAGCGGAACCAGGCCCGGCGGGCACGGACCGCGTCGAGTTCGAAGTCTCGACCAATCCGGGCGCGCCGTTCGGACCGCTGACGCGCATTGCCAGCGGCGGCGAGACGTCGCGCTTCATCCTCGCTTTGAAAGTCGCGCTGGCCGAGGCGGGGAGCGCGGGAACGATGATCTTCGACGAGATCGACCGAGGAGTTGGCGGCGCCGTCGCCAGCGCCATCGGCGAGCGCCTGGCCCGGCTCGCCAAGCAGTCGCAGGTGCTGGTCGTTACCCACTCGCCGCAGGTCGCGGCCCGCGCGGCGCACCACTTTCGCATCGAGAAGGTGCACGGCCCGCACGGCACGCGTACCACCGTGCGGCGGCTCACTGCGGACGAGCGGCGCGAGGAAATTGCGCGCATGTTGTCTGGCGCAGCGGTCACTGACGAGGCCCGGGCGCAGGCGGCGAGACTGCTGGAAGCGGCATGA